The Deinococcus sonorensis KR-87 genome includes a window with the following:
- a CDS encoding YkgJ family cysteine cluster protein — MPDLFIAPPDQAPRSAWRRECSACGACCSAPDIAALAKPLGVPCVHLAPEQPGVGCLCRQYHERPQVCRNYRPDWVCGEVSPLPTLTQRTQRFLELYGLEILERSGPSGV, encoded by the coding sequence ATGCCTGATCTGTTCATCGCGCCGCCGGACCAGGCGCCGCGCAGCGCCTGGCGGCGGGAGTGCAGTGCCTGCGGGGCGTGTTGCAGCGCTCCGGACATTGCCGCGCTGGCCAAGCCGCTGGGCGTGCCGTGTGTCCATCTGGCACCGGAGCAGCCGGGGGTGGGGTGCCTGTGCCGCCAGTATCACGAACGGCCCCAGGTCTGCCGCAACTACCGCCCGGACTGGGTGTGCGGCGAGGTGTCTCCGCTCCCGACGCTGACCCAGCGCACCCAGCGCTTCTTGGAACTCTATGGCCTGGAGATCCTAGAGCGGAGCGGCCCCAGCGGGGTGTAA
- a CDS encoding DNA/RNA non-specific endonuclease, producing the protein MNSRQLRNLISLLVVILVAVVGYFQSRQGGGGGGRTDACQDEFRAGQPTSSVAGVRVLCRVEYVSLYDPARKVPLVVGEYLRPDEFQGDVERNDAFQPDPELPAGQRAELSDYQGSGLDRGHMAPAADFSSSETSMTESFYLSNMVPQNSTLNRGLWASLEAAARSCARQQNGVYVLTGPVFQGRTRAIGPDKVAVPSSVYKIVVSGNEARAWLVPNKAVSRSGLSRYATTVDQLQQLSGLTFFPQGGVTTSAQGTFCAQAFGS; encoded by the coding sequence ATGAACTCGCGCCAGCTCCGCAACCTCATCTCCCTGCTGGTGGTCATTCTCGTCGCGGTGGTGGGCTATTTTCAGTCGCGCCAGGGTGGAGGCGGCGGGGGCCGCACCGATGCCTGCCAGGATGAGTTCCGCGCCGGGCAGCCCACCAGCAGCGTGGCGGGCGTGCGCGTGCTGTGCCGGGTGGAATATGTCAGCCTCTACGACCCGGCCCGCAAGGTGCCGCTGGTGGTGGGCGAATACCTGCGTCCCGACGAATTCCAGGGCGATGTGGAGCGCAACGACGCGTTTCAGCCGGACCCGGAGCTGCCGGCCGGGCAGCGGGCCGAGCTGAGCGACTACCAGGGCAGCGGCCTGGACCGTGGGCACATGGCGCCCGCCGCCGACTTCAGCAGCTCAGAAACATCCATGACCGAGTCGTTCTATCTCTCGAACATGGTGCCGCAGAACAGCACCCTCAACCGGGGCCTGTGGGCCTCGCTGGAGGCGGCTGCCCGCAGCTGTGCCCGCCAGCAGAACGGGGTATACGTGCTGACCGGCCCGGTATTTCAGGGCCGCACGCGCGCCATCGGCCCGGACAAGGTGGCAGTGCCGTCGTCGGTCTACAAGATCGTGGTGTCCGGCAACGAGGCGCGCGCGTGGCTGGTGCCGAATAAGGCGGTGTCGCGCAGCGGGCTGAGCCGCTACGCCACCACGGTGGATCAGCTGCAGCAGCTCAGCGGCCTGACCTTCTTCCCCCAGGGCGGCGTCACCACCTCGGCCCAGGGCACCTTCTGCGCCCAGGCGTTCGGCAGCTGA
- a CDS encoding GNAT family N-acetyltransferase, whose product MTTAPTIVAVQPSDPRAVFLMNAQQQELRGMYQDNITEPFDPAVLLGDGSLLLAAEQNGDLLACGALKRWDATTAELKRMYTRPEVRGQGLAWALLERLLDAGRALGYARLVLETGVLQVEAIRLYQRAGFVRIPNYGYYAGVEGSLCFELRLGAPATLDSR is encoded by the coding sequence ATGACGACGGCCCCCACGATCGTTGCTGTCCAGCCCAGCGACCCCCGCGCCGTGTTCCTGATGAACGCCCAGCAGCAGGAACTGCGAGGGATGTATCAGGACAACATCACCGAGCCCTTTGACCCGGCGGTGCTGCTGGGAGACGGCTCACTGCTGCTGGCCGCCGAGCAGAACGGCGATCTGCTGGCCTGTGGCGCCCTCAAGCGCTGGGACGCCACGACGGCCGAACTCAAGCGGATGTACACCCGGCCCGAGGTGCGAGGGCAGGGGCTGGCCTGGGCGCTGCTTGAGCGGCTGCTGGACGCCGGTCGGGCCCTCGGCTATGCCCGCCTGGTGCTGGAGACCGGGGTGCTGCAGGTGGAGGCGATCCGGCTGTACCAGCGGGCCGGGTTCGTCCGGATTCCCAACTACGGGTATTACGCGGGCGTGGAGGGCAGCCTGTGTTTCGAGCTGCGGCTGGGTGCCCCGGCCACGCTGGATTCCCGCTAG
- the tal gene encoding transaldolase, which yields MNKLEQLKAMSVVVADTGDIEAIRKYQPQDCTTNPSLILKAAQLTGYAQLLSDTQREVDQAGGDIDTLIDRLTVRIGGELTRIVPGYVSTEVDARLSFDTDKMIAKARHLIELYEQDGISRDRILIKVAATWEGIQAARALKEDGIRCNLTLIFSLEQAIACAQAGVYLISPFVGRITDWYKKSQGVEGFAVDQDPGIQSVRTIYRHFKAHGYDTVVMGASFRSAAQVEALAGCDRLTVSPQLLAELAADEGKLERVLTPEAGSETEAPLTEADFRWALAANPMANDKLAEGIRQFHEDTDKLRKLLTRQIA from the coding sequence ATGAACAAGCTTGAACAGCTGAAGGCGATGTCGGTGGTGGTGGCCGATACCGGAGACATCGAGGCGATCCGCAAGTATCAGCCGCAGGACTGCACCACCAACCCCTCGCTGATCCTGAAGGCCGCTCAGCTGACCGGCTATGCCCAGCTGCTGAGCGACACCCAGCGTGAGGTGGATCAGGCGGGCGGCGACATCGACACCCTGATCGACCGGTTGACGGTGCGGATCGGGGGCGAGCTGACGCGCATCGTGCCCGGATACGTCAGCACCGAGGTGGACGCCCGGCTGTCGTTCGACACCGACAAGATGATCGCCAAGGCCCGCCACCTGATCGAGCTCTACGAGCAGGACGGCATCAGCCGCGACCGCATCCTGATCAAGGTGGCGGCCACCTGGGAGGGCATCCAGGCGGCGCGGGCGCTGAAGGAGGACGGCATCCGCTGCAACCTCACGCTGATCTTCAGCCTGGAGCAGGCCATCGCGTGCGCGCAGGCCGGCGTCTACCTGATCTCGCCGTTCGTGGGCCGCATCACCGACTGGTACAAGAAGTCTCAGGGCGTGGAGGGCTTCGCGGTGGATCAGGACCCCGGCATTCAGTCGGTGCGGACCATCTACCGGCACTTCAAGGCCCACGGCTACGACACGGTGGTGATGGGCGCCTCGTTCCGCAGCGCGGCGCAGGTGGAGGCGCTGGCCGGCTGTGACCGCCTGACCGTCAGCCCGCAGCTGCTCGCGGAGCTGGCGGCCGACGAGGGCAAGCTGGAGCGGGTGCTGACCCCGGAGGCCGGCAGCGAGACCGAGGCCCCGCTGACCGAGGCCGACTTCCGCTGGGCGCTGGCCGCCAACCCGATGGCCAACGACAAGCTGGCCGAGGGCATCCGGCAGTTCCACGAGGACACCGACAAGCTCCGCAAGCTGCTGACCCGTCAGATCGCCTGA
- the glyA gene encoding serine hydroxymethyltransferase gives MTATQTQTAQTPDRDTAVFDLIQQEQERQLSGLELIASENFTSAAVREAQGSVLTNKYAEGYPGKRWYGGCEVVDEVERLAIERVKQLFQAEYANVQPHSGSSANLAVYNALIQPGDVVLGMDLSHGGHLTHGNPANFSGLRYSVVGYKVNPDTELIDMDVVRQLAREHQPKMIIAGASAYSRIIDFAAFREIADEVGALLFADVAHIAGLIAAGQHPNALPHAHVVASTTHKTLRGPRGGIILTNDAEIATKIDRAVFPGYQGGPLEHVIAAKAVAFGEALRPEFREYAAQVIRNAQAFASAMQNLGYRIVSGGTDNHLFIVDLRPQGLNGSKATRLLDANHITISKSTLPYDTEKLMHGGGIRIGTPAVTTRGMVESDMPVIAGLIDRALKGEAVKDEVHAFARRFPLP, from the coding sequence ATGACTGCAACCCAGACCCAGACGGCCCAGACCCCAGACCGTGACACGGCGGTCTTCGACCTGATCCAGCAGGAGCAGGAGCGTCAGCTGAGCGGCCTGGAGCTGATCGCCTCCGAGAACTTCACGAGTGCCGCGGTGCGCGAGGCCCAGGGCAGCGTGCTGACCAACAAGTACGCCGAGGGCTACCCCGGCAAGCGCTGGTACGGCGGCTGCGAGGTGGTGGACGAGGTGGAACGCCTCGCCATCGAGCGCGTCAAACAGCTGTTCCAGGCCGAGTATGCCAACGTGCAGCCGCACAGCGGGTCGAGTGCCAACCTGGCCGTCTACAACGCGCTGATCCAGCCGGGCGACGTGGTGCTGGGCATGGACCTGTCGCACGGAGGCCACCTGACGCACGGCAACCCGGCCAACTTCAGCGGACTGCGGTACTCGGTGGTGGGCTATAAGGTCAACCCCGACACCGAGCTGATCGACATGGACGTGGTGCGTCAACTGGCGCGCGAGCACCAGCCGAAGATGATCATTGCCGGCGCCAGCGCCTACAGCCGCATTATCGACTTCGCCGCGTTCCGGGAAATCGCGGACGAGGTGGGCGCCCTGCTGTTCGCGGACGTGGCGCACATCGCCGGCCTGATCGCGGCCGGGCAGCACCCCAACGCGCTGCCGCACGCCCACGTGGTCGCCAGCACCACCCACAAGACCCTGCGTGGCCCGCGCGGCGGCATCATCCTGACCAACGACGCCGAGATCGCCACCAAGATCGACCGGGCCGTGTTCCCCGGCTACCAGGGCGGGCCGCTGGAGCACGTGATCGCGGCCAAGGCGGTGGCGTTCGGGGAAGCGCTGCGGCCCGAGTTCCGCGAGTACGCGGCCCAGGTGATTCGCAACGCCCAGGCCTTCGCGTCGGCCATGCAGAACCTCGGGTACCGCATCGTGTCGGGCGGCACCGACAACCACCTGTTTATCGTGGACCTGCGGCCTCAGGGCCTCAACGGCAGCAAGGCCACCCGTCTGCTGGACGCCAACCACATCACCATCTCCAAGAGCACCCTGCCCTACGACACCGAGAAGCTGATGCACGGGGGCGGCATCCGCATCGGCACGCCGGCCGTCACCACCCGCGGCATGGTGGAAAGCGACATGCCGGTGATCGCCGGGCTGATTGACCGGGCGCTCAAGGGCGAAGCGGTGAAGGATGAGGTTCACGCCTTCGCCCGCCGCTTCCCGCTGCCGTAA
- a CDS encoding VC0807 family protein: MSGAGAGRSGGRRVAWTRLGKLLLDVLITFVLPYALLNPQPFHLPDLSHRLGTYGVYVLAGILPTLYIVWDTLRHRVLNPFALFLLAGALSGAVVSFLRLDGVAFALKDALHSGLLMLVCLISLAARRPLFEFLFYGVVAPETPERSHLLGRALAQPAVYRALAGATVLVALKALLLGLASYVVAIRLVTLPFGVPGFNAQVATAHAITFPLALLLDALFYGWAAWLTLQATRRLTGGRAWPWQEGFWSELSSLDHPPAAAPAGQAET; the protein is encoded by the coding sequence GTGAGCGGAGCGGGAGCAGGCAGGTCAGGAGGCAGGCGGGTCGCATGGACCCGGCTGGGCAAGCTGCTGCTGGACGTGCTGATCACCTTCGTGCTGCCGTACGCGCTGCTCAATCCTCAGCCGTTCCACCTGCCGGACCTGTCGCACCGACTCGGCACCTACGGCGTGTACGTGCTGGCCGGCATCCTGCCGACCCTCTACATCGTGTGGGACACCCTGCGCCACCGGGTGCTGAATCCGTTTGCCCTGTTCCTGCTGGCGGGCGCGCTGAGCGGCGCAGTCGTCAGCTTCCTGCGCCTGGACGGGGTGGCGTTCGCGCTGAAAGACGCGCTGCATTCGGGCCTGCTGATGCTGGTGTGCCTGATCTCGCTGGCAGCGCGGCGCCCGCTGTTCGAGTTCCTCTTCTACGGAGTGGTGGCCCCGGAAACTCCGGAGCGGTCGCACCTGCTGGGGCGGGCGCTGGCGCAGCCGGCCGTGTACCGGGCGCTGGCCGGAGCCACCGTACTGGTGGCCCTGAAGGCGCTGCTGCTGGGGCTGGCCAGCTACGTGGTGGCGATCCGGCTGGTGACGCTGCCGTTCGGGGTGCCGGGCTTCAACGCCCAGGTGGCAACCGCCCACGCCATCACCTTCCCGCTGGCCCTGCTGCTGGACGCCCTGTTCTACGGCTGGGCCGCGTGGCTGACCCTGCAGGCCACCCGCCGCCTGACCGGCGGTCGGGCGTGGCCGTGGCAGGAGGGGTTCTGGAGCGAGCTCTCCAGCCTGGACCACCCGCCCGCTGCTGCGCCAGCCGGTCAGGCGGAAACCTGA
- the prfB gene encoding peptide chain release factor 2 (programmed frameshift): MQDLLERLASLREYLDIPAKTRRLNELDHTLSDPGLWNDPDRARKVNQEATSLRRVVESYTRLQSEADGLNEMMEMADADERAMLQDEQETLRAQVDNLYRETLFTMKHADEAAIVKVKSGAGGTESMDWAGMLQRMYMRWAERRGYKVELLDQQDGDQAGIVGAEFIIRGERAFGMMAPEHGVHRLVRVSPFDSNNRRHTSFASVDVVPEVPEEEINIHIPDSDLRRDVFRSQGAGGQGVNTTDSAVRLTHLPTGIAVASQVTRSQIKNHEIALQILKQRLYDIEMRKREAEELAARGEQKKIEWGNQIRSYVLDKQYVKDHRTGVMRHDSSNILDGDLDEFMWAGLEWMAGKRSAEELVEDE; encoded by the exons ATGCAGGACCTGCTGGAAAGATTGGCGTCGCTCCGGGAGTATCTT GACATTCCCGCCAAGACGCGCCGCCTGAACGAACTGGATCACACCCTCTCAGATCCGGGCCTCTGGAACGATCCGGACCGCGCCCGCAAGGTCAACCAGGAAGCCACCAGCCTGCGGCGGGTGGTGGAAAGCTACACCCGCCTGCAGTCCGAGGCCGACGGCCTGAACGAAATGATGGAGATGGCCGACGCGGACGAGCGCGCCATGCTGCAGGACGAGCAGGAGACGCTGCGCGCCCAGGTGGACAACCTCTACCGCGAGACGCTGTTCACCATGAAGCATGCCGACGAGGCCGCCATCGTGAAGGTGAAGAGCGGCGCGGGTGGCACCGAGAGCATGGACTGGGCCGGGATGCTGCAGCGCATGTACATGCGCTGGGCCGAGCGGCGCGGCTACAAGGTCGAACTGCTGGACCAGCAGGACGGCGATCAGGCGGGCATCGTGGGGGCGGAATTCATCATCCGGGGCGAGCGCGCCTTCGGCATGATGGCCCCGGAACACGGCGTCCACCGGCTGGTGCGGGTCTCGCCGTTCGACAGCAACAACCGCCGCCACACCAGCTTCGCCAGCGTGGACGTGGTGCCGGAGGTGCCGGAGGAGGAGATCAACATCCACATTCCGGACAGCGACCTGCGCCGCGACGTGTTCCGTTCGCAGGGCGCGGGTGGTCAGGGCGTCAACACCACCGACAGCGCGGTGCGCCTGACCCACCTGCCGACCGGCATCGCGGTGGCCTCCCAGGTCACGCGCAGCCAGATCAAGAACCACGAGATCGCGCTGCAGATCCTGAAGCAGCGGCTCTACGACATCGAGATGCGCAAGCGCGAGGCTGAGGAACTGGCGGCGCGCGGCGAGCAGAAGAAGATCGAGTGGGGCAACCAGATCCGCAGCTACGTGCTGGACAAGCAGTACGTCAAGGACCACCGCACCGGCGTGATGCGCCACGACTCGTCCAACATCCTGGACGGCGACCTGGACGAGTTCATGTGGGCCGGGCTGGAGTGGATGGCCGGCAAGCGCAGCGCCGAGGAACTGGTCGAGGACGAGTAA
- a CDS encoding DNA-directed RNA polymerase subunit omega, whose translation MAEKDIDKLLSLTDSKYRLSVVVAKRAVQLRSGAPSVLSSDVRAKTRNLVTQSMRELATGKLKVGQDMMDEDRFQQDYQRQRQAQLQAQLNAERDRERD comes from the coding sequence ATGGCTGAAAAAGATATTGACAAGTTGCTTTCCTTGACCGACAGCAAGTATCGCCTGTCGGTGGTGGTGGCGAAGCGTGCAGTGCAGCTGCGTTCCGGCGCGCCGAGCGTGCTGAGCAGCGACGTCCGGGCCAAGACCCGCAACCTCGTGACCCAGTCGATGCGCGAGCTGGCGACCGGCAAGCTGAAGGTCGGGCAGGACATGATGGACGAGGACCGGTTCCAGCAGGACTACCAGCGTCAGCGTCAGGCCCAGCTGCAGGCGCAGCTGAACGCCGAGCGCGACCGCGAGCGCGACTGA
- the coaBC gene encoding bifunctional phosphopantothenoylcysteine decarboxylase/phosphopantothenate--cysteine ligase CoaBC has product MTIPSVQTALVIVGGSMAAVKAPSALRRLREAGVQTRVIATGAALQFVTPLSLATAADHEPATDQSWFAAQPQAQHLTLARCDVAVVVGASADLLARAAHGRADDLASATLLSVRAPVLWVPAMNQAMWTHPAVQANVERLRGWGHHFLGPVYGAFGSSGEGMGLGRMAEPEQIAEEVTRLLRPLQDLAGLRVVVSAGPTREYLDPVRFISNPSSGKMGFAVAEAARDRGAQVTLVSGPVTLPDPHGLSTVHIGSALELRDAVLEAAQQADLVIMTAAVADYRAAQPSGEKQAKVAGEVSIQLTPNPDILAELGQHKGGRVLVGFAMETHAGVERAAAKAQRKNADFILLNYPTQEGTAFGGDDNQVTLVRPDGGHEAWPRLSKREVAERLLTEALRVHAERHPDRLSAAPS; this is encoded by the coding sequence ATGACCATTCCTTCTGTCCAGACGGCCCTGGTGATCGTGGGGGGCAGCATGGCGGCCGTGAAAGCGCCGTCCGCGCTGCGCCGCCTGCGTGAGGCCGGCGTTCAGACCCGCGTGATCGCCACCGGGGCCGCCCTGCAGTTTGTGACGCCGCTGAGTCTGGCGACCGCCGCCGACCACGAGCCGGCCACCGACCAGAGCTGGTTCGCCGCGCAGCCGCAGGCGCAGCACCTGACGCTGGCCCGCTGCGACGTGGCGGTGGTGGTGGGCGCCAGCGCCGATCTGCTGGCCCGCGCCGCGCATGGCCGGGCCGACGACCTGGCCAGCGCCACCCTGCTGAGCGTCCGGGCGCCGGTGCTGTGGGTGCCGGCCATGAATCAGGCGATGTGGACCCACCCGGCGGTGCAGGCGAATGTGGAACGGCTGCGCGGCTGGGGCCACCACTTCCTGGGGCCGGTGTACGGCGCGTTCGGCAGCAGCGGCGAGGGAATGGGGCTGGGCCGGATGGCCGAACCGGAGCAGATCGCGGAGGAAGTCACGCGCCTGCTCCGCCCGCTGCAGGACCTGGCGGGCCTGCGGGTGGTGGTGTCGGCCGGACCGACCCGCGAGTACCTGGACCCGGTGCGCTTCATCAGCAACCCCAGCAGCGGCAAGATGGGCTTCGCGGTGGCCGAGGCGGCGCGCGACCGGGGCGCGCAGGTCACGCTGGTGAGTGGGCCGGTCACGCTGCCGGACCCGCATGGCCTGAGTACCGTGCACATCGGCAGCGCCCTGGAACTGCGGGACGCCGTGCTGGAGGCCGCCCAGCAGGCAGATCTGGTGATCATGACCGCCGCCGTGGCCGATTACCGGGCTGCCCAGCCCTCCGGAGAGAAGCAGGCGAAGGTGGCGGGCGAGGTGAGCATTCAGCTGACGCCCAATCCGGACATCCTGGCGGAACTCGGGCAGCACAAGGGAGGCCGGGTGCTGGTGGGCTTCGCCATGGAAACCCACGCGGGGGTGGAGCGGGCGGCGGCCAAGGCGCAGCGCAAGAACGCCGACTTCATCCTGCTGAACTACCCGACCCAGGAGGGGACCGCCTTTGGCGGCGACGACAATCAGGTGACGCTGGTTCGCCCGGACGGCGGGCACGAGGCATGGCCGCGCCTGAGCAAGCGGGAAGTGGCCGAGCGGCTCCTGACCGAGGCGCTGAGGGTTCATGCCGAGCGTCACCCGGACCGCCTGTCCGCCGCACCGAGCTAG
- the argR gene encoding arginine repressor: MLSKEQRQKRIQEIIASESIATQAELVSRLQSDGVQVTQATVSRDINELRLVRLPVGKGRHRYSLAQVSTHDNVQIELERLFQNFVSDVDRGENVLVIRTSEGHASGVALLLDRLRRDDIVGTIAGEDTIFVVARTVDEGENIMEEFHSMMLG, from the coding sequence ATGCTCAGCAAGGAACAGCGACAGAAGCGAATTCAGGAGATCATCGCTTCGGAAAGCATCGCCACGCAGGCCGAACTGGTGTCCCGGCTTCAGTCCGACGGCGTTCAGGTCACGCAGGCGACGGTCAGCCGCGACATCAACGAACTGCGGCTGGTGCGGCTGCCGGTCGGGAAGGGCCGGCACCGCTACTCGCTGGCGCAGGTCAGCACCCACGACAACGTACAGATCGAGCTGGAACGGCTGTTCCAGAACTTTGTCTCGGACGTGGACCGGGGTGAGAACGTGCTGGTGATCCGCACGTCCGAGGGCCACGCTTCAGGGGTGGCGCTGCTGCTCGACCGTCTGCGCCGCGACGACATCGTGGGGACCATCGCGGGCGAGGACACCATCTTCGTGGTGGCTCGCACCGTAGACGAGGGCGAGAACATCATGGAGGAATTCCATTCGATGATGCTCGGCTAA
- a CDS encoding carbohydrate ABC transporter permease codes for MARKAWPVHLILSVAALLIASPLLFALIKATQAGQQVVGPSLLPGTAFFQNLGSVWTSAGLGRYMLNSLLVTVTVTFGKTVLSVLAALAFVYFRFPLKGLVFALVLFTLMLPTELLIIALFDLVSGTFKWADSSAAIIVPFLASATGVFLFRQHFMNIPHSLADAARMDGAGPLTFLTRVLVPMSWNTIGAMAVIQFVYVWDQYLWPLVIMQSDDKQVVQVGLRRLIDVGGQTDWGAVMAGAIVTVVPPLVVFTVLQEQFSRGFALGQDK; via the coding sequence ATGGCGCGTAAGGCGTGGCCGGTGCACCTGATCCTGAGTGTGGCGGCCCTGCTGATCGCCTCCCCGCTGCTGTTCGCGCTGATCAAGGCCACCCAGGCGGGACAGCAGGTGGTGGGGCCCAGCCTGCTGCCCGGCACCGCCTTCTTCCAGAACCTGGGCAGCGTCTGGACCAGCGCCGGGCTGGGCCGCTACATGCTCAACAGCCTGCTGGTGACGGTCACCGTCACCTTCGGCAAGACGGTGCTGTCGGTGCTGGCGGCGCTGGCCTTCGTGTACTTCCGCTTTCCGCTCAAGGGTCTGGTCTTCGCGCTGGTGCTGTTCACGCTGATGCTGCCCACCGAACTGCTGATCATCGCGCTGTTTGATCTGGTGTCCGGGACCTTCAAATGGGCCGACAGTTCCGCGGCCATCATCGTGCCGTTCCTGGCCTCGGCCACCGGAGTATTTCTGTTCCGGCAGCACTTCATGAACATCCCGCATAGTCTGGCGGACGCCGCCCGGATGGATGGCGCGGGGCCGCTGACCTTCCTGACCCGCGTGCTGGTGCCGATGAGCTGGAACACCATCGGGGCCATGGCGGTCATTCAGTTCGTGTACGTCTGGGACCAGTACCTGTGGCCGCTGGTCATCATGCAGTCGGACGACAAGCAGGTGGTCCAGGTGGGGCTGCGCCGCCTGATTGACGTGGGCGGCCAGACAGACTGGGGCGCGGTGATGGCCGGAGCGATCGTCACGGTGGTGCCGCCGCTGGTGGTGTTCACGGTGCTGCAGGAGCAGTTCTCCAGGGGCTTTGCACTGGGGCAGGACAAATAA
- a CDS encoding carbohydrate ABC transporter permease: MRLTRSSRPLGFWTRWRAGQAARPAVPHAADEHATFRGVGLPWLFLAPTLAILAVFLYYPALRTLRLSLYRANIILGNEQFVGLRQFADLLTSPVYRQVTVQTLIFVGLVTVLGLLLALGLAWLASRPIRGARVYRLLLIYPYALSPAIAGTIWLFLFNPEIGLVNTLLGSTIGVRPRWLDSPLMAFSLVTLAAIWKGVGYNVVFYLAAIQNVPGEVTEAAQIDGASPWQSFWQVVFPLLSPMTFFLVFTNIVSALFDSFGLVDILTRGGPFYGRAGITTFLIYQLYEDGFRNFRTGAAATQAVLMLLLVGVITLLQFRYGNRRVHYGA; encoded by the coding sequence TTGAGACTCACCCGTTCATCCCGCCCGCTGGGGTTCTGGACGCGCTGGCGCGCCGGACAGGCGGCGCGGCCAGCTGTACCGCACGCCGCGGACGAGCACGCCACCTTCCGGGGCGTGGGGCTGCCGTGGCTGTTCCTGGCGCCCACCCTGGCAATTCTGGCGGTGTTTCTATATTACCCAGCGCTGCGCACCCTGCGCCTGAGCCTGTACCGTGCCAACATCATCCTGGGCAACGAGCAGTTCGTGGGCCTGCGGCAGTTCGCGGACCTGCTCACCAGCCCGGTCTACCGGCAGGTCACGGTCCAGACACTGATCTTCGTGGGGCTGGTGACGGTGCTGGGGCTGCTGCTGGCGCTGGGCCTGGCGTGGCTGGCGAGCCGCCCCATCCGGGGCGCGCGGGTGTACCGCCTGCTGCTGATCTACCCGTACGCCCTGAGCCCGGCCATCGCCGGGACCATCTGGCTGTTCCTGTTCAACCCGGAGATCGGGCTGGTCAACACCCTGCTGGGCAGCACCATCGGCGTGAGGCCACGCTGGCTGGACAGCCCGCTAATGGCCTTCTCGCTGGTCACGCTGGCGGCCATCTGGAAGGGGGTGGGCTACAACGTGGTGTTCTATCTGGCGGCCATCCAGAACGTGCCGGGCGAGGTGACCGAAGCGGCCCAGATCGACGGGGCCAGCCCGTGGCAGAGCTTCTGGCAGGTGGTGTTTCCGCTGCTGTCGCCCATGACCTTCTTTCTGGTGTTCACCAACATCGTCTCGGCGCTGTTCGACAGCTTCGGGCTGGTGGACATCCTGACGCGCGGCGGCCCCTTCTACGGCAGGGCGGGCATCACCACCTTCCTGATCTACCAGCTGTACGAGGACGGCTTCCGCAACTTCCGCACCGGCGCTGCCGCCACCCAGGCGGTGCTGATGCTGCTGCTGGTGGGGGTCATCACGCTGCTGCAGTTCCGCTATGGCAACCGGCGGGTGCACTATGGCGCGTAA